The following proteins are encoded in a genomic region of Necator americanus strain Aroian chromosome II, whole genome shotgun sequence:
- a CDS encoding hypothetical protein (NECATOR_CHRII.G6634.T1), whose amino-acid sequence MPVNAFAECSPKSLLEASALRIACLIGDDRVPPIGSALPAHFGNLIVDSMRQLNLLDEKGLKRIADLKLNITKIDLAQCGHFPYVVLSRLAQFDLESLSISNAGPSDSSTFDIGEFIRECVSDATLKCLRYLSIGGHDKMTNFARIAQFSALESLSLSGRPICQTALMVVRDLPNLKLLDISNTLVADISALNGLKKLKALLMHNLRIRSGCVTETFRSLNGLRVLDISKEVTDYGTDSSQEACVDLPLAMVQVMRDDSLANWPHLKSIDLAGNSLANMGIDRAADIVSLLLERNSRLERVSVLATPLDGHSYVVPVERDVKIINCATRAQAIMALGDYWNTDRDAFTAHALHCVYYMLQSGYDDFSDNEIAHCATVVCAALRKHLHNLGVQMAGSACLYHLCKLKRILKLSISTVRKCVDRCLDAAETYPETTQLQKNVWLTICNDYLLQLSGINFYRTCKVALESMLINSDAGVSRMTIAIVSIVAPKMRSQDARVLASDARYVKHLVHLMEQNIGHFRTSNGVRAENSLYTLKFTLSALWNLTDDCPATCMVFAHENGIGVSFNILRLFENHNNIQTKVLGILNNVAEVYEQKVLMLQNSQYLEALCECLDGDFSRADGTGRNRAVERSYFAAGVLANMLLCEQWPHGARLSREEVNERMVKSIRQWPMLAVPMVSYRSFEPFVRILNETKLVGAQMWCLWGVNHVLSHSDANSVSMGYMTMLMESDLLAHCIRISKDSSVDEGVRALAIRIEDSWLDRTIHGIRVNAALTDQVASPSIAQEMCA is encoded by the exons attgaTCTTGCTCAATGTGGTCACTTTCCTTATGTTGTATTATCTCGCTTGGCACAGTTTGATTTGGAATCACTATCTATTTCCAACGCTGGACCGTCTG ACTCATCGACATTCGATATTGGGGAGTTCATCCGTGAGTGTGTCAGCGATGCCACGCTTAAGTGCCTTCGCTATCTAAGTATTGGTGGTCACGACAAGATGACGAACTTCGCAAGA ATTGCTCAGTTTTCTGCTTTGGAAAGCCTCTCCCTTTCTGGACGTCCTATTTGCCAAACCGCACTCATGGTTGTACGTGATCTCCCAAATTTAAAACTTCTAGATATTTCGAACACTCTGGTTGCTGATATCTCGGCTTTGAATGGACTTAA GAAGCTGAAAGCATTATTGATGCACAACCTTCGCATTCGATCAGGCTGTGTCACAGAAACATTTCGTAGTCTAAATGGTTTGCGTGTGTTGGATATCTCTAAGGAAGTCACTGATTATGGAACTGACAG CTCACAGGAAGCTTGTGTGGACTTGCCACTGGCTATGGTTCAAGTAATGCGCGATGATTCACTAGCAAATTGGCCACATTTGAAATCCATAGATCTCGCAGGAAACTCCCTTGCTAACATGGGAATTGACAGGGCTGCAGACATTGTATCCCTTTTGCTAGAGAGAAACTCTCGCCTAGAGAGAGTATCAGTTCTCG CTACACCTTTGGATGGCCATTCGTATGTTGTACCAGTGGAACGAGATGTCAAAATTATTAATTGTGCTACCAGAGCACAAGCTATCATGGCACTGGGTGATTACTGGAATACCGACAG GGATGCGTTCACGGCACATGCTTTGCATTGTGTTTATTACATGCTACAAAGTGGTTACGACGATTTCTCAGATAATGAAATAGCTCACTGTGCTACGGTCGTGTGTGCAGCATTGCGTAAACATTTGCATAATCTTGGTGTCCAAATGGCTGGAAGTGCCTGCTTGTATCACCTTTGCAA GTTGAAGCGCATCCTGAAGCTTTCTATCTCCACTGTTCGGAAGTGTGTTGATCGCTGCCTTGACGCAGCTGAAACATACCCAGAAACAACACAG cttcaaaaaaatgtctgGCTAACTATTTGCAACGACTACTTGCTCCAGCTTTCAGGGATTAATTTCTATCGTACATGCAAAGTTGCTCTTGAGAGCATGCTTATTAATAGCGATGCTGGAGTGTCAAG GATGACAATAGCTATTGTCTCAATAGTTGCCCCAAAAATGCGTTCCCAAGATGCTCGTGTATTGGCAAGCGATGCGCGCTATGTGAAACACCTCGTTCACCTGATGGAGCAAAATATAG GTCACTTTCGCACTTCTAACGGAGTTCGAGCGGAGAATTCATTGTATACGTTGAAATTCACTCTAAGTGCTCTTTGGAATCTTACGG ATGACTGCCCCGCAACATGTATGGTTTTTGCTCACGAAAATGGAATTGGGGTTTCTTTCAACATTCTGCGCCTCTTTGAAAACCATAACAACATCCAGACAAAAGTTCTGGGTATTTTG AACAATGTTGCTGAGGTGTATGAGCAAAAAGTGCTGATGTTACAAAACTCCCAATATTTGGAAGCTCTTTG TGAGTGCCTTGATGGTGATTTCTCAAGAGCAGATGGAACAGGGCGTAATCGAGCAGTGGAGCGCAGTTATTTTGCCGCTGGAGTTTTAGCAAATATGTTATTGTGCGAGCAATGGCCTCACGGAGCACGCCTGTCAAGGGAAGAAGTGAACGAACGGATGGTGAAATCAATTCGGCAGTGGCCCATGCTTGCGGTCCCCATGGTGTCCTACAG GTCATTCGAACCGTTTGTCCGCATTCTTAATGAAACGAAATTGGTGGGAGCGCAGATGTGGTGCTTATGGGGCGTGAACCACGTGCTATCTCATAGTGATGCTAACTCAGTATCTATGGG ATACATGACAATGTTGATGGAGTCGGATCTACTTGCGCACTGTATACGAATATCCAAAGATTCCTCTGTGGACGAAGGTGTTCGAGCACTTGCAATCCGTATTGAGGATAGCTGGCTTGATCGGACTATTCACGGCATTAGGGTGAATGCAGCGCTCACTGACCAGGTTGCATCTCCCTCCATCGCACAGGAAATGTGTGCGTGA
- a CDS encoding hypothetical protein (NECATOR_CHRII.G6636.T2) has product MKLLQIIPLYVNHSHSGGAMLGCCGVQSSNDWKFTDTQLKLYSCFRSNYNVGCEKQIHSRISTDSQYLGAASMGVVLVEIIASFLAGYRAYNFAHPDDDQ; this is encoded by the exons ATGAAACTGTTGCAAATAATTCCTTTGTACGTGAACCATTCACATTCAGGAGGAGCTATG TTGGGCTGTTGCGGAGTACAAAGCTCGAACGACTGGAAGTTTACAGACACACAGCTGAAACTTTATTCCTGCTTTCGATCCAATTACAATGTC GGATGTGAAAAACAGATTCACTCACGAATTTCCACGGACTCACAGTACTTGGGAGCAGCGTCGATGGGTGTGGTCCTTGTTGAG ATTATCGCAAGCTTTCTGGCAGGATATCGAGCGTACAACTTTGCACATCCGGACGATGACCAATAG